Genomic window (Methanomassiliicoccus sp.):
TTTACCTTCGACCTGCTCGACCTTGCCTTTGGCCTGTTTCGTTTTATTACCCGTCAATTTGCCAACTCCTTCACGGATCTGTCCCTCGATTTGTTTTCCCTTCCCTT
Coding sequences:
- a CDS encoding CsbD family protein, coding for MNKDEVKGKGKQIEGQIREGVGKLTGNKTKQAKGKVEQVEGKAQQEIGKIKRKSE